A stretch of the Methylacidiphilum caldifontis genome encodes the following:
- the ftsH gene encoding ATP-dependent zinc metalloprotease FtsH encodes MKLSTTKRNLPPQKNNEPPFPYVRFLIQIGIALFLVWIWQESLHKATVSTIPYSEFLNKLNQKEIIECKITPDEIYGKMLISKPEEKGKPPKIGLFSTVRVDDPDLVKRLQAAGVVYGSVKPSLLSQILFSWVVPILIFFLVWFVLARFVGGGGAGYSLLNIGKSRARLLVDESTGVTFADVAGCDEAKYELQEVVDFLKNPSRYRALGAKIPKGVLLVGPPGTGKTLLAKAVAGEAKVPFFSISGSEFVEMFVGVGAARVRDLFGQAKSKAPCIVFIDELDAIGRQRGVRIQIGSDEHEQTLNQLLVEMDGFDPNEGIIVLAATNRPEILDRALLRPGRFDRQVVVDLPDANGREAILRVHARGKPLSANIDFKEIAQATMGFSGADLANLLNEAALLAARRKSSSIEQIDLLEAMEKVIAGPERKSRILSEKERERVAYHEVGHALTAYYCEHAEPVRKISIVPRGKSALGYTLQLPTIQKYLMTKSELLDRICVAMGGRAAEELIYGDITTGAENDLEVATTIARQMVCLYGMGEKSGLAHYVPPQPLLGGLDNSYLKECSNETARIIDLEIEKILEENYQRALSLLRHHHAELKEVTKHLLEKETLNADEFKRILDQLKEKEQRKEAPSYSSSSL; translated from the coding sequence ATGAAACTTTCTACTACCAAAAGAAATTTACCTCCACAAAAAAATAATGAACCTCCCTTTCCTTACGTCAGATTTTTAATCCAAATAGGCATTGCCCTTTTTCTAGTTTGGATTTGGCAGGAAAGCCTACATAAAGCTACCGTTTCAACAATTCCCTATAGCGAGTTCCTTAACAAATTAAATCAAAAGGAGATCATAGAATGTAAAATCACTCCCGATGAAATATATGGAAAGATGCTTATTAGCAAACCTGAAGAAAAGGGAAAACCTCCTAAGATTGGTCTTTTTTCAACTGTCCGAGTTGATGATCCTGACCTTGTCAAACGACTGCAAGCGGCTGGGGTAGTTTATGGAAGTGTAAAACCAAGTTTACTTTCTCAAATTCTTTTTTCTTGGGTCGTTCCCATTCTTATTTTCTTTCTTGTATGGTTTGTTCTTGCGCGATTTGTTGGTGGAGGGGGAGCAGGATATTCTTTGCTTAACATTGGCAAAAGCAGGGCTCGGCTTCTTGTAGACGAAAGTACAGGAGTAACGTTTGCTGATGTAGCCGGCTGTGATGAAGCAAAGTATGAGTTACAGGAAGTCGTTGACTTTTTGAAAAATCCTTCTCGATATAGGGCTTTAGGAGCAAAGATTCCCAAGGGAGTGTTGCTTGTGGGTCCTCCTGGTACAGGAAAAACATTGTTAGCCAAAGCGGTCGCAGGAGAAGCGAAGGTTCCCTTCTTCTCAATAAGTGGGAGTGAATTTGTCGAAATGTTCGTGGGTGTTGGTGCTGCACGGGTTCGTGATCTTTTTGGCCAAGCTAAATCCAAGGCCCCTTGTATTGTTTTTATTGACGAGCTTGATGCAATTGGAAGGCAACGAGGCGTCAGAATTCAGATAGGGTCAGATGAACATGAACAGACACTCAATCAACTTCTTGTAGAGATGGATGGGTTTGATCCTAATGAAGGCATTATTGTGCTAGCTGCAACCAATAGGCCAGAAATTCTAGACCGAGCCCTACTCCGGCCGGGTCGATTCGATAGGCAAGTTGTGGTGGATTTACCAGATGCAAATGGGCGTGAAGCGATCTTAAGAGTTCATGCACGAGGTAAACCCTTGTCAGCAAATATTGATTTTAAAGAAATAGCGCAAGCAACCATGGGTTTCTCAGGAGCTGACCTGGCTAACTTGCTTAACGAAGCAGCTCTTTTGGCTGCACGGAGAAAATCTTCAAGTATTGAACAAATCGACCTATTAGAAGCGATGGAGAAGGTTATAGCGGGTCCCGAAAGAAAGAGTCGCATTTTATCCGAGAAAGAAAGAGAAAGGGTAGCTTATCATGAAGTCGGTCATGCCCTTACCGCTTACTATTGTGAACATGCTGAACCTGTAAGAAAAATTAGTATTGTCCCTCGAGGAAAATCGGCTTTAGGTTATACCTTACAACTGCCTACCATCCAAAAATACTTGATGACGAAATCTGAACTGCTGGATCGGATATGTGTTGCTATGGGGGGGAGAGCGGCTGAAGAACTGATATATGGAGATATCACCACGGGTGCAGAAAATGACCTTGAGGTGGCCACCACTATTGCACGGCAGATGGTTTGTTTATATGGAATGGGAGAAAAATCTGGGCTAGCTCACTATGTCCCTCCCCAACCCTTATTAGGAGGGCTAGATAATTCTTATTTAAAGGAATGCAGCAATGAAACAGCACGAATAATAGACTTGGAGATAGAAAAAATTCTTGAAGAAAATTATCAAAGAGCCTTATCCCTCTTGCGTCACCATCATGCTGAACTTAAAGAGGTGACGAAACATTTGCTGGAAAAAGAGACTTTAAATGCCGATGAATTCAAAAGAATTCTAGATCAACTCAAAGAAAAAGAACAAAGAAAAGAAGCCCCAAGCTACTCTTCTTCTTCCCTTTAA
- the trxA gene encoding thioredoxin: MASQLIPNVTAKEFESEVLKSPQIVVVDFWAEWCGPCHMISPVLDELAKELDGKIKFVKVNVDQEPNLAYQYSIQSIPTLLIFKGGQVKGKQIGVTSKNHILSKIKDVEIS; the protein is encoded by the coding sequence ATGGCCTCTCAATTAATACCGAATGTAACAGCAAAAGAGTTCGAAAGTGAAGTTTTAAAATCTCCTCAGATTGTAGTCGTCGACTTTTGGGCTGAATGGTGTGGTCCTTGTCATATGATTAGTCCCGTTTTGGATGAATTAGCTAAGGAGCTTGATGGAAAGATTAAATTTGTAAAGGTAAATGTTGATCAAGAGCCAAATCTGGCCTACCAGTATTCGATTCAGTCTATTCCTACTTTATTAATTTTTAAAGGAGGCCAGGTTAAAGGAAAACAGATTGGAGTAACCTCAAAAAACCATATTCTTAGCAAGATCAAAGACGTAGAAATTTCTTAA
- a CDS encoding sigma-54-dependent transcriptional regulator — protein sequence MASILIVDDDQSFRRAFSKTIRLLGYGVSETADALEAIELAKQADLVFLDLKLKDQDGLDLLQKIQKLDKKPPVIILTAFSNSFNTIEAMKKGAFDHLAKPIKRQEIREVIERALNSNLSLPSLKIQPEEQEDIIGQSPSMRRVQKFIGFAASCDYPVLISGETGTGKQLVARAIHRHSSRGVGPFVEINCAAIPEHLFESEFFGHTKGAFTGAFKDRKGKFVEASGGTLFLDEIAEMPLPMQAKLLKALSEKRISPVGSETTFSVDVRIVAATNKNLLDQVMNGRFRADLFYRIQVLQIEIPPLRERKSDILLLSEYFLDKYFAGSSKKFSFDAQKVLLEYCWPGNVRQLENVIRRAGIISRGQLINVADLEISPLVDKEPKLEKEDFLQLDFFSAIAKLEKFLIEKALKESQGNRTEAARLLNIHRSLLYIKMKEHKIDI from the coding sequence ATGGCAAGCATATTGATTGTAGATGATGATCAGTCTTTCCGTAGAGCTTTTTCAAAAACCATCCGTTTATTGGGTTATGGCGTTTCGGAAACTGCGGATGCTTTAGAAGCAATAGAACTTGCCAAACAAGCCGATCTAGTTTTCCTCGACTTAAAACTTAAGGATCAAGACGGTCTTGATCTACTGCAAAAAATCCAAAAGCTGGATAAAAAACCTCCCGTCATCATTCTCACCGCTTTTTCTAATAGTTTTAATACCATTGAAGCGATGAAAAAGGGGGCTTTTGATCATCTTGCTAAACCGATCAAAAGGCAGGAGATTAGAGAAGTTATAGAAAGAGCTTTGAACAGCAACTTATCATTGCCTTCTTTAAAAATTCAACCCGAAGAACAAGAAGATATCATAGGTCAGAGCCCATCTATGCGCAGAGTCCAAAAATTTATCGGCTTTGCCGCTTCTTGTGACTATCCTGTGCTTATATCTGGAGAGACTGGAACAGGAAAACAATTAGTTGCTCGTGCCATACATCGGCACAGCTCAAGGGGAGTTGGGCCTTTTGTTGAGATCAATTGTGCTGCGATTCCCGAACATCTTTTTGAGTCCGAATTTTTTGGTCATACTAAAGGCGCTTTTACAGGAGCATTTAAAGATCGAAAGGGAAAATTTGTTGAAGCTAGTGGGGGAACTCTTTTTCTTGATGAAATAGCTGAAATGCCTCTACCTATGCAGGCAAAGCTTTTAAAAGCTCTTTCTGAAAAAAGAATTAGCCCTGTGGGGTCAGAAACAACTTTCTCAGTCGATGTCCGTATTGTTGCTGCGACAAACAAGAATCTATTAGATCAGGTAATGAATGGTAGGTTCCGAGCCGACCTTTTTTACCGAATTCAGGTTTTGCAAATAGAAATACCTCCCTTGCGTGAAAGAAAATCAGATATTCTTCTTCTTTCGGAATATTTTCTAGATAAATATTTTGCTGGCTCATCCAAAAAATTCAGTTTTGATGCACAAAAAGTTCTTTTAGAATATTGCTGGCCAGGAAATGTTCGACAGTTAGAAAACGTCATCCGTCGAGCAGGAATTATATCTAGAGGACAGTTGATCAACGTTGCTGACCTTGAAATTAGCCCCCTAGTAGACAAAGAACCGAAATTAGAAAAAGAAGATTTTCTTCAATTAGATTTTTTTTCAGCCATCGCGAAACTCGAAAAATTCCTTATAGAAAAAGCCCTTAAGGAAAGCCAAGGTAATCGCACCGAAGCAGCGCGTCTATTAAACATCCATCGCAGTTTGCTCTATATAAAAATGAAAGAACACAAAATCGATATATAA
- a CDS encoding sensor histidine kinase, producing MVIFRRYPLWIGLLLLWVLLVVLSVTFALCGMIALFWGVSARISTGKENLQRGLLRIEENLKTVFEQKEVGQGINLNFILASSLSSFSGVEGGLWNPEKGFFAYSYPTYEGSLKMDVPSAEKNRIIRLSQLSIQQKKPLLERFDGKRESLLLHVKPLSFRDDGTVVWTMTRVPTRLISDYEKLIFFLSSILILSLLLGIFGLRILQAWSKEISRVENIIASSPPDQIPSFPSSGYKELDKLVETLVGARKSLIAEKNRKEELLRKISQNERIVTLGRMAATLAHELRNPLATIQLEVENALESRDQENKETLEHILEQVERMKKHLESIVLLCHAAEITPKETDLSLWLTSQLQQFEIMANKQGVELKIIPCKGSWYFDPQGMSRALGNLLQNALEHTPRGGWIEVALVQKDEKLCLSVEDSGKGIDEDLQVVVFEPFYTQKSYGFGLGLSIVKEIVEAHNGHIVCKKGREGGARFDIELPWQAY from the coding sequence ATGGTAATTTTTCGCCGTTATCCTTTATGGATAGGACTTCTTCTTTTATGGGTACTTTTGGTAGTTTTGAGTGTGACTTTTGCTCTATGTGGTATGATTGCCTTGTTTTGGGGAGTTTCTGCCCGTATATCCACAGGAAAAGAGAATCTGCAGCGGGGGCTCTTACGGATAGAAGAAAACCTCAAGACTGTTTTTGAACAAAAAGAAGTAGGACAAGGCATAAATTTAAACTTCATCCTTGCCAGCTCCCTTTCTTCCTTCAGCGGAGTAGAAGGAGGGCTTTGGAATCCTGAAAAAGGTTTTTTTGCTTATAGCTATCCCACTTATGAAGGCTCATTAAAAATGGACGTGCCTTCGGCTGAAAAAAACCGAATTATTCGTTTATCTCAGCTATCTATACAACAAAAAAAGCCTCTTTTAGAAAGATTTGACGGTAAAAGGGAAAGTCTTCTTCTCCATGTTAAACCGTTATCTTTCAGAGACGATGGCACCGTTGTTTGGACCATGACTCGTGTTCCTACCCGACTTATTTCCGATTATGAAAAACTAATTTTCTTTTTGTCTTCCATTTTGATTCTTTCTCTTTTGCTCGGAATTTTTGGACTGCGTATACTCCAGGCTTGGTCAAAAGAAATTAGTCGAGTTGAGAATATTATAGCGAGTAGTCCTCCAGATCAGATTCCTTCTTTTCCTTCATCGGGTTACAAAGAGTTGGATAAGCTAGTCGAAACACTGGTAGGAGCAAGGAAAAGTTTGATTGCTGAAAAAAATAGAAAAGAAGAGCTTTTGCGAAAAATTTCACAAAATGAACGGATTGTAACCTTAGGTAGGATGGCTGCTACACTTGCTCATGAACTTCGCAACCCGTTAGCAACTATTCAACTTGAAGTTGAAAACGCTTTGGAGTCCAGGGATCAAGAAAATAAGGAGACTTTAGAACATATTCTTGAACAGGTGGAGCGGATGAAGAAGCACTTAGAAAGCATTGTTTTGTTATGCCATGCAGCCGAAATCACTCCAAAAGAAACTGATCTCTCCCTGTGGCTTACGTCCCAACTCCAGCAATTTGAGATTATGGCTAATAAACAGGGAGTAGAGTTGAAGATTATTCCCTGTAAAGGAAGTTGGTATTTCGATCCGCAAGGAATGTCTAGGGCACTGGGAAATCTTTTGCAAAACGCACTGGAACATACTCCTAGAGGAGGATGGATTGAAGTTGCTCTGGTACAAAAAGATGAAAAGTTGTGCTTATCCGTGGAGGATTCAGGAAAGGGAATCGATGAAGACCTACAAGTTGTAGTGTTTGAGCCTTTTTATACCCAGAAAAGCTATGGCTTTGGATTGGGTTTATCTATTGTCAAAGAAATTGTTGAAGCACATAATGGTCATATAGTGTGCAAGAAAGGAAGGGAGGGAGGAGCCCGATTTGATATTGAACTACCATGGCAAGCATATTGA
- a CDS encoding CehA/McbA family metallohydrolase, whose protein sequence is MQYRIDFHCHSRFSADGVSEPEELVRVAKRKGLNGFALTDHNTSAGIDYFEQIGLIRKDGLAVDNFLILPGQEITTKEGHLLALGIKLPDLKGIPALDAVSLIHSMGGLAIAPHPFDYFRAGIRKRVLDKLPLDGIEVFNAAVTFKRCNQKAQAYAKERKLPMISASDAHDAEVIGTAFTIVNAEEFSVQGILRALSLGTILEKRYISPKEALKKTWNNVFRFRGRQGTEKSLSKNN, encoded by the coding sequence ATGCAATATCGAATTGATTTCCATTGTCATTCTCGATTTTCCGCGGATGGAGTATCAGAACCAGAGGAATTGGTTCGCGTTGCAAAACGCAAAGGATTAAATGGCTTTGCCTTAACTGATCACAACACCTCAGCAGGAATCGATTATTTTGAGCAAATTGGACTCATTAGGAAAGATGGTTTAGCAGTTGATAATTTTCTTATTCTCCCAGGACAAGAAATTACAACTAAAGAAGGCCATCTTCTTGCTCTCGGTATAAAACTGCCTGATTTGAAGGGCATTCCTGCTTTGGATGCTGTCTCGCTTATTCATTCAATGGGAGGACTGGCAATCGCCCCTCATCCCTTTGATTATTTTAGGGCTGGGATTCGTAAGCGTGTCTTGGATAAATTACCCTTAGATGGTATCGAAGTCTTTAATGCTGCAGTGACCTTTAAGAGATGCAATCAAAAAGCACAAGCTTATGCAAAGGAAAGAAAACTACCCATGATTTCTGCAAGTGATGCTCATGATGCGGAAGTTATTGGAACAGCCTTTACGATCGTCAATGCAGAAGAATTTTCTGTCCAGGGTATTCTTCGAGCGCTTTCTTTGGGCACAATTTTAGAAAAAAGATATATTAGTCCAAAGGAAGCTTTAAAAAAGACATGGAATAATGTTTTTCGTTTCCGGGGAAGACAGGGTACAGAAAAATCTTTGAGTAAAAACAACTAA
- the purH gene encoding bifunctional phosphoribosylaminoimidazolecarboxamide formyltransferase/IMP cyclohydrolase — MSAAFLSVYDKTGIIDIARVLSQKGIDIISTGGTARLLRNAHIPVEEVSDITGFPELLGGRVKTLHAKIHAGILYKREQAEHLKEITEMGVPQIQFVIVNFYPFVEAARKNLSIEEMLDYIDIGGCTLARSAAKNFPHVTVVVDPADYKDVIQQVMTMGSTSTFLRKKLAFKAFNLTSYYDSQIAQFFQEKFHIRPFPPESSIPLYGYSSLRYGENPHQHAALYGDFWNYFQQLQGKDLSYNNILDIDAAVKLLSEFGSDSAVVAIFKHGSPCGVGVGQTLKEAYTKAYETDKESPFGAVIAVNKPLDFPLAEILSEIFVEVIVCPEFESESLKLLQKKKNLRLIQVSLEKLPPPRYIIRSLCANSYLLQDPDNILLDQEKIEVVSLRKPTAEEMEKCLFGWKVVKHVRSNAIVFSSMDRTLGIGAGQPSRVDSVRIAIEKARREGLSLKGSAIASDAFFPFPDGLELAAMAGATVAIQPGGSLRDKEVIEAANKHNMAMIFTHTRHFLH; from the coding sequence ATGAGTGCGGCATTCCTCTCCGTATATGATAAGACAGGAATCATTGATATAGCTAGAGTTTTAAGTCAAAAAGGCATTGATATCATTTCAACGGGAGGAACGGCTCGGTTGCTCAGAAATGCTCATATTCCTGTCGAAGAAGTTTCAGATATAACGGGGTTTCCCGAACTTTTAGGGGGCAGAGTAAAAACTCTTCATGCAAAAATTCATGCGGGTATTCTTTACAAAAGAGAGCAGGCTGAACACCTCAAAGAAATTACCGAGATGGGTGTTCCACAAATTCAATTTGTTATCGTTAATTTTTACCCTTTTGTTGAAGCTGCCAGAAAGAATCTTTCTATCGAAGAAATGCTCGATTATATCGATATTGGAGGGTGTACATTGGCAAGGAGTGCGGCTAAAAATTTTCCTCATGTAACCGTGGTTGTTGATCCTGCAGATTATAAAGATGTGATACAGCAAGTAATGACTATGGGTTCAACCTCTACTTTTCTGCGCAAAAAGCTCGCTTTTAAAGCCTTTAATTTAACGAGCTATTACGATAGCCAAATTGCACAGTTCTTTCAGGAAAAGTTCCACATTCGACCCTTTCCTCCTGAATCGAGCATTCCTCTTTACGGTTACTCTTCTTTACGTTATGGAGAAAACCCCCATCAACATGCTGCTCTTTATGGGGATTTCTGGAACTACTTTCAACAACTTCAAGGAAAAGATCTTTCCTACAACAATATTTTAGACATCGATGCAGCAGTAAAACTGCTGTCTGAATTCGGATCTGATTCGGCCGTAGTTGCCATATTTAAACACGGTTCTCCTTGCGGTGTAGGTGTAGGCCAGACGCTTAAGGAAGCCTATACAAAAGCCTATGAAACCGATAAAGAATCCCCTTTTGGAGCCGTAATCGCTGTAAATAAGCCGCTGGATTTTCCTTTGGCCGAGATCCTATCAGAAATCTTTGTAGAAGTCATTGTATGCCCCGAGTTTGAATCTGAGAGTTTAAAACTTTTGCAAAAGAAAAAAAACTTAAGACTTATTCAAGTTTCTTTGGAAAAACTCCCTCCCCCTCGATATATCATCCGGTCCTTATGTGCTAACTCTTATTTACTCCAGGATCCAGATAACATTCTCTTGGATCAAGAAAAGATAGAAGTCGTAAGCCTGCGGAAACCCACTGCTGAAGAGATGGAAAAGTGCCTTTTTGGATGGAAAGTGGTAAAACATGTAAGATCTAATGCAATCGTTTTTTCTAGCATGGATAGAACATTGGGAATAGGAGCAGGACAGCCTTCAAGAGTTGATTCTGTCAGGATTGCCATCGAAAAAGCAAGACGCGAAGGCCTTTCTTTAAAAGGCAGTGCGATTGCATCAGATGCTTTCTTCCCCTTTCCTGATGGCCTAGAATTGGCTGCAATGGCTGGTGCAACTGTTGCAATTCAACCGGGGGGAAGCCTCAGGGATAAGGAAGTCATAGAAGCGGCCAACAAACATAATATGGCTATGATCTTTACACATACCCGGCATTTTTTACATTAG
- a CDS encoding ubiquinone/menaquinone biosynthesis methyltransferase, which translates to MPQQDYPIEKLFDKVAYKYDFLNHLLSFGIDLMWRRKLAKKIAALNPLSLLDLATGSGDMLRAILKRCPSLHTYYGVDISEEMLVLAKLKGLHNLLVADASQLPFAESSFDVATIAFGLRNFQHRLLSLKEIFRVLRPGGSLYVLEFSMPKAVIKPFYLFYLLKVVPWLAALVGAPKEAYIYLAESIIKFPPALEVVALFRKAGFNPCGFFPMTLGIVTVHWGKKP; encoded by the coding sequence ATGCCTCAACAAGACTATCCCATAGAAAAATTGTTCGACAAGGTTGCATATAAATATGATTTTTTAAATCATTTATTAAGTTTTGGCATTGACTTGATGTGGAGAAGGAAGCTGGCTAAAAAAATAGCTGCGCTTAACCCCTTATCACTCCTTGACTTAGCAACAGGTAGCGGGGATATGTTACGGGCCATTTTAAAACGCTGTCCATCCCTTCACACCTATTACGGGGTTGACATTTCAGAAGAAATGCTTGTCTTAGCAAAACTGAAGGGACTTCATAATCTCCTCGTAGCCGATGCTTCACAGCTTCCTTTTGCTGAATCCAGTTTTGATGTGGCGACTATAGCTTTTGGACTTAGAAATTTCCAACATAGGCTTTTGTCGTTAAAAGAGATATTCCGAGTTTTGCGTCCCGGAGGAAGTCTCTATGTCCTTGAGTTTTCTATGCCTAAGGCGGTGATTAAACCCTTTTATTTATTCTATCTTCTAAAAGTCGTTCCTTGGCTTGCTGCTCTGGTCGGTGCACCCAAAGAAGCTTATATTTATCTTGCTGAGTCAATTATCAAATTTCCTCCAGCCCTTGAAGTTGTAGCTCTTTTCAGAAAAGCGGGATTTAATCCTTGTGGTTTTTTCCCCATGACTTTGGGAATTGTGACTGTTCATTGGGGAAAAAAGCCTTAA
- a CDS encoding sulfurtransferase, with protein MKNYAHPEVLVETSWLAEHLNDPTIRIIESNEDPLLYDTGHIPNAVNIDWRADLNDPLIRDYISTEKFAKLCSQKGISPETTCIFYGDKSNWWACYSLWVFRLFGHSAVKILNGGRDKWIKEGRPITKEKVIFPETSYPVPTTRHDHEIRAFYDEVLQFCKEKRGPLIDVRSPGEYTGELIHMPEYPQEGALRGGHIPGAKSVPWKMAVKDDGTFKSAEELSKIYEEGCGVSDDKQTIVYCRIGERSSHTWFVLTYLLGHKNVKNYDGSWTEWGNKVGAPIER; from the coding sequence ATGAAAAATTACGCTCATCCCGAAGTATTAGTTGAAACGAGTTGGTTAGCCGAACATCTGAATGATCCAACAATAAGAATTATCGAAAGCAATGAAGATCCCCTTCTCTATGATACGGGTCATATTCCTAATGCGGTGAATATTGACTGGAGAGCCGATCTGAATGATCCATTGATCAGGGATTACATTTCAACAGAAAAATTTGCTAAGCTTTGCAGTCAGAAAGGAATTAGCCCCGAAACCACCTGTATATTTTATGGAGATAAATCTAACTGGTGGGCGTGTTATTCACTTTGGGTATTTAGATTATTCGGTCATAGCGCTGTAAAAATTCTTAATGGGGGAAGAGATAAATGGATAAAGGAAGGAAGACCGATAACAAAAGAAAAAGTAATCTTTCCTGAGACCAGTTATCCTGTTCCCACGACTCGACATGATCATGAAATTAGAGCCTTTTATGATGAAGTCTTGCAATTTTGCAAAGAAAAAAGAGGTCCCCTTATTGATGTGCGTTCTCCTGGAGAATACACTGGAGAGTTGATCCATATGCCAGAATATCCTCAGGAAGGGGCCTTAAGAGGGGGACATATTCCTGGGGCTAAAAGCGTTCCCTGGAAAATGGCAGTTAAGGACGATGGCACTTTCAAATCGGCAGAAGAACTATCAAAAATCTACGAAGAAGGATGTGGTGTTTCGGATGATAAGCAGACTATTGTTTACTGCCGAATTGGGGAACGTTCAAGCCATACTTGGTTTGTTTTAACTTATCTTCTTGGACATAAAAATGTAAAAAATTATGATGGTTCTTGGACTGAATGGGGAAATAAAGTTGGAGCTCCCATTGAAAGATAA
- a CDS encoding SufE family protein has protein sequence MEDLPKSLRDIISTFEVLGEEERREMLIAYSEAYSQFSPKEDERYVLTDVRKDEECTDTVGVYLLSDEEGKVYFRMHLGPHVQTLTKAMTSILCQGLNGSFPQQIIEMPSTFISKIVGGELFRIRSQTVYYVLGRMKNACKQLLNKNLAQNGH, from the coding sequence ATGGAAGATTTACCCAAATCCCTAAGAGATATAATTTCTACATTTGAAGTTCTTGGAGAAGAAGAAAGGCGAGAAATGCTTATCGCCTATAGTGAGGCCTATTCTCAATTTTCGCCTAAAGAAGATGAACGTTATGTTTTAACTGATGTACGCAAAGACGAAGAATGTACAGATACCGTTGGGGTTTATCTTCTTTCTGATGAAGAAGGAAAAGTCTATTTTCGGATGCATTTAGGTCCTCATGTTCAAACCTTGACCAAAGCTATGACGTCCATTCTATGCCAGGGATTAAATGGGTCTTTTCCCCAGCAGATCATAGAAATGCCCAGTACTTTTATAAGTAAAATCGTTGGTGGAGAACTTTTCAGGATAAGGAGTCAGACTGTTTACTATGTTTTAGGAAGAATGAAAAACGCTTGTAAACAACTGCTCAACAAAAACCTAGCTCAAAACGGCCATTAA
- the bioB gene encoding biotin synthase BioB, protein MKDYFAIEQIYNQPLDELLKGALQAKESSRKNGVQFCQLLNIKSGGCSEDCKYCAQSAHYRTPIAKGALLDEEEIFEEGLKAKKNGATRFCLGAAWRGLSGNEKKTNQICKIIEKIRSLGMELCLSSGFLTEKAALMLKESGLNVYNHNLNTGPGYYPRIATTHRFEDRLNTVKIVQKVGLKLCSGGIIGMGESLKDRLEMLYYLNTLAESPESIPINLFMPIKGTPLYETAAIDYIDLVRIIATARILFPQSRIRLAAGRKLLDEKTLTLCYLAGVDSIFIGEKLLTQSNVQLEKDYALLKKLNLRKEEN, encoded by the coding sequence ATGAAAGATTATTTTGCAATCGAGCAGATCTACAATCAACCCCTGGATGAATTATTGAAAGGAGCCCTTCAGGCAAAAGAATCATCGAGAAAAAACGGGGTACAATTTTGCCAGCTTCTCAATATCAAAAGTGGAGGTTGTAGCGAGGATTGTAAATATTGTGCCCAGAGTGCTCATTATCGAACACCAATCGCAAAAGGAGCATTGCTCGATGAAGAAGAGATCTTTGAAGAGGGACTGAAAGCTAAAAAAAATGGAGCTACTCGATTTTGTCTTGGAGCAGCTTGGAGAGGACTGTCAGGTAACGAAAAAAAAACAAATCAGATTTGCAAAATCATTGAGAAAATCCGTTCTTTAGGCATGGAATTATGTCTCTCCTCGGGATTTTTGACAGAGAAAGCCGCATTAATGTTAAAAGAATCCGGGCTTAATGTTTATAATCATAACTTAAACACAGGTCCCGGCTATTATCCCCGGATCGCAACAACCCACCGTTTTGAAGACCGCTTGAACACAGTCAAAATAGTACAGAAAGTGGGTTTAAAACTCTGTTCTGGAGGTATAATAGGAATGGGTGAAAGTCTAAAAGATAGACTTGAAATGCTTTATTATCTGAATACCCTAGCCGAATCTCCCGAAAGCATACCCATTAACCTGTTCATGCCTATTAAGGGAACCCCTCTCTATGAAACAGCCGCCATAGATTACATTGATTTGGTCAGAATCATTGCCACGGCTAGAATCCTTTTCCCTCAATCTCGAATAAGACTTGCTGCAGGCAGAAAATTACTCGATGAAAAAACCCTTACTTTATGCTATCTTGCCGGAGTTGATTCCATATTTATTGGTGAAAAATTGCTTACTCAAAGTAACGTTCAGTTAGAAAAAGATTATGCCTTACTCAAAAAATTAAATTTAAGAAAAGAAGAAAATTAG